In Dromiciops gliroides isolate mDroGli1 chromosome 4, mDroGli1.pri, whole genome shotgun sequence, one DNA window encodes the following:
- the LOC122725415 gene encoding trace amine-associated receptor 9, producing MTTNVSQPAIVQLCYENVNGSCIKTPYSPGPRAILYAVLGFGAVLAIFGNLLVIVAILHFKQLHTPTNFLIASLACADFLVGVTVMPFSTVRSVESCWYFGESYCKFHTCFDTSFCFSSLFHLCFISIDRYIAVTDPLVYPTKFTVPVSGICIALSWFFSVTYSFSIFYTGANDDGIEDLVIALTCVGGCQAPLNQNWVLLCFLLFFVPTVAMVIIYGKIFLVAKHQARKIESSSSQTQTSAESYKDRVAKRERKAAKTLGIAMAAFLVSWLPYIIDAVIDAYMNFITPPYVYEILVWCVYYNSAMNPLIYAFFYPWFRKAIKLIVSGRVLRNDSSTINLFSEEAEID from the coding sequence ATGACCACCAATGTGTCTCAACCAGCAATTGTGCAACTCTGCTATGAGAATGTGAATGGATCTTGCATCAAAACCCCTTACTCCCCAGGACCTAGAGCCATCCTGTATGCGGTGCTTGGTTTTGGGGCCGTGCTGGCAATATTTGGAAACTTGCTGGTCATCGTTGCTATCCTTCACTTCAAGCAGCTGCACACCCCTACAAACTTCCTCATTGCCTCCTTGGCCTGTGCTGATTTCTTAGTTGGAGTGACTGTGATGCCCTTCAGTACAGTGAGATCTGTGGAGAGCTGCTGGTACTTTGGGGAGAGTTACTGTAAATTTCACACATGTTTTGATACATCCTTTTGCTTTTCATCCCTCTTCCACTTGTGTTTCATCTCCATTGATAGGTACATTGCTGTCACCGATCCTCTGGTCTATCCAACCAAGTTCACAGTGCCTGTTTCAGGGATATgcattgctctctcctggttcttttcagtGACATacagcttttctattttttacacGGGGGCCAATGATGATGGTATAGAGGACTTGGTCATTGCACTTACTTGTGTAGGAGGTTGTCAGGCTCCATTGAATCAGAACTgggttttactttgttttcttttattcttcgtGCCCACAGTTGCCATGGTCATTATATATGGCAAGATTTTTCTAGTGGCTAAACATCaggctagaaagatagaaagCAGCAGCAGCCAAACCCAGACCTCTGCAGAGAGCTATAAGGATAGGGTGGCCAAACGAGAGAGAAAGGCTGCTAAAACGCTCGGGATTGCCATGGCTGCCTTCCTTGTTTCCTGGCTGCCATACATTATCGATGCAGTAATTGATGCTTATATGAATTTCATAACTCCCCCTTATGTTTATGAGATCTTGGTGTGGTGTGTTTATTATAATTCAGCTATGAATCCTTTGATCTATGCTTTCTTTTACCCTTGGTTTCGGAAAGCAATAAAGCTGATTGTGAGTGGCAGAGTCTTGAGGAATGATTCTTCAACGATTAATTTATTTTCTGAGGAAGCAgaaattgattga
- the LOC122725409 gene encoding trace amine-associated receptor 9-like isoform X2 — MEFLEDSYRDVRINNSYQLAPVQLCFENVNKSCIKTPYSPIPRMILYGIFGFGAMLAVFGNLLVIIAILHFKQLDTPTNFLIASLACADFLVGLTVMPFSMVRSVESCWYFGENFCKFHTCFDGSFCYASLFHLCFISIDRYIAVTDPLVYPTKFTVPISGICIAVSWGFSVTFSFSLFYTGANDDGLEDLVIALTCVGGCQAPMNQDWVLFGFLLFFIPTIAMLTLYGKIFFVAKQQARQIESSSSQIQASAESYKNRVAKRERKAAKTLGIAMAVFLIFWLPYLIDSLIDAYMNFITPPYVYEILVWGVYYNSAMNPLIYAFFYPWFRKAIKLIVSGRILRNDSSMMNLFYEKA, encoded by the coding sequence ATGGAATTTCTTGAGGATTCATACAGGGACGTGAGGATCAACAATTCCTACCAACTTGCTCCTGTGCAGCTCTGTTTTGAGAATGTGAATAAATCCTGCATCAAAACCCCATATTCCCCCATTCCTCGAATGATTCTGTATGGGATCTTTGGCTTTGGGGCTATGCTGGCAGTATTTGGCAACTTATTGGTTATCATTGCCATCCTTCACTTCAAGCAGCTGGACACCCCTACAAACTTCCTCATTGCCTCCTTGGCCTGCGCTGACTTTCTGGTGGGACTCACTGTGATGCCCTTCAGCATGGTGAGGTCTGTGGAAAGCTGCTGGTACTTTGGGGAGAATTTTTGTAAATTTCACACGTGTTTTGATGGGTCATTTTGCTACGCTTCTCTCTTCCACTTGTGTTTCATCTCCATTGACAGATACATTGCTGTCACTGACCCTCTGGTCTATCCAACTAAATTCACAGTGCCCATTTCAGGGATATGTATTGCTGTGTCCTGGGGCTTTTCAGTAACATttagtttttctctcttttacacAGGGGCCAATGATGATGGGTTGGAAGATCTGGTAATTGCTCTCACTTGTGTAGGAGGTTGTCAGGCTCCAATGAATCAAGACTGGGttctctttggatttcttttgttctttataCCAACAATTGCAATGCTTACTTTATATGGCAAAATTTTTTTCGTTGCTAAACAGCAGGCTAGACAGATAGAAAGCAGCAGCAGCCAAATCCAGGCCTCTGCAGAGAGCTATAAAAACAGAGTAGCCAAACGAGAGAGAAAGGCTGCTAAAACACTGGGGATTGCCATGGCTGTGTTTCTTAtcttttggctgccatatctcaTTGATTCCTTAATTGATGCTTATATGAATTTCATAACTCCCCCTTATGTTTATGAGATCTTAGTGTGGGGTGTTTATTATAACTCAGCTATGAATCCTCTAATCTACGCTTTCTTTTATCCTTGGTTTCGGAAAGCAATAAAGCTGATTGTGAGTGGCAGAATCTTGAGGAATGATTCTTCAATGatgaatttattttatgaaaaagCATAA
- the LOC122725409 gene encoding trace amine-associated receptor 9-like isoform X1: MRILILHFIGGDKRYINENMINNSYQLAPVQLCFENVNKSCIKTPYSPIPRMILYGIFGFGAMLAVFGNLLVIIAILHFKQLDTPTNFLIASLACADFLVGLTVMPFSMVRSVESCWYFGENFCKFHTCFDGSFCYASLFHLCFISIDRYIAVTDPLVYPTKFTVPISGICIAVSWGFSVTFSFSLFYTGANDDGLEDLVIALTCVGGCQAPMNQDWVLFGFLLFFIPTIAMLTLYGKIFFVAKQQARQIESSSSQIQASAESYKNRVAKRERKAAKTLGIAMAVFLIFWLPYLIDSLIDAYMNFITPPYVYEILVWGVYYNSAMNPLIYAFFYPWFRKAIKLIVSGRILRNDSSMMNLFYEKA, encoded by the exons atGAGAATCCTGATCTTACATTTTATAGGAGGAGATAAAAGGTATATAAATGAGAACAT GATCAACAATTCCTACCAACTTGCTCCTGTGCAGCTCTGTTTTGAGAATGTGAATAAATCCTGCATCAAAACCCCATATTCCCCCATTCCTCGAATGATTCTGTATGGGATCTTTGGCTTTGGGGCTATGCTGGCAGTATTTGGCAACTTATTGGTTATCATTGCCATCCTTCACTTCAAGCAGCTGGACACCCCTACAAACTTCCTCATTGCCTCCTTGGCCTGCGCTGACTTTCTGGTGGGACTCACTGTGATGCCCTTCAGCATGGTGAGGTCTGTGGAAAGCTGCTGGTACTTTGGGGAGAATTTTTGTAAATTTCACACGTGTTTTGATGGGTCATTTTGCTACGCTTCTCTCTTCCACTTGTGTTTCATCTCCATTGACAGATACATTGCTGTCACTGACCCTCTGGTCTATCCAACTAAATTCACAGTGCCCATTTCAGGGATATGTATTGCTGTGTCCTGGGGCTTTTCAGTAACATttagtttttctctcttttacacAGGGGCCAATGATGATGGGTTGGAAGATCTGGTAATTGCTCTCACTTGTGTAGGAGGTTGTCAGGCTCCAATGAATCAAGACTGGGttctctttggatttcttttgttctttataCCAACAATTGCAATGCTTACTTTATATGGCAAAATTTTTTTCGTTGCTAAACAGCAGGCTAGACAGATAGAAAGCAGCAGCAGCCAAATCCAGGCCTCTGCAGAGAGCTATAAAAACAGAGTAGCCAAACGAGAGAGAAAGGCTGCTAAAACACTGGGGATTGCCATGGCTGTGTTTCTTAtcttttggctgccatatctcaTTGATTCCTTAATTGATGCTTATATGAATTTCATAACTCCCCCTTATGTTTATGAGATCTTAGTGTGGGGTGTTTATTATAACTCAGCTATGAATCCTCTAATCTACGCTTTCTTTTATCCTTGGTTTCGGAAAGCAATAAAGCTGATTGTGAGTGGCAGAATCTTGAGGAATGATTCTTCAATGatgaatttattttatgaaaaagCATAA